Proteins from one Streptosporangium becharense genomic window:
- a CDS encoding glycoside hydrolase family 36 protein — MPLLVDLAGRDFAVELTGSEPPEPVDGGLILPPGRVAILHGLADALFYRHGQNSWSPCGWRRLSEAPLRIANPQRRLTADDTVWDDPARHHSSAVAALQGADGRVLLLGSLGLGTPRLAADHDTLVGWCEDDGAPWFIAYGPEQEVFAHYAEQLAERLGSSDRRAGNVWCTWYAYYEGITEQLLNKDIAELAGLPFDVVQIDDGWQRTVGDWQPNDKFPSGMRALTERITTAGMSPGLWLAPFIVLPTSATAREHPEFLLRDADGEPVVAGHNWGTGYWALDLTHPGVQEHLTRLIHRVVHEWGFTYLKLDFINAGAVPGVRHSGAPREQAYRDALALIRRVAGPEVYLLGSGGLLLPSLGLVDGLRSGPDVAPLWTNYATDDPSDAMAYNAVVNTLHRLWQARLAQVDPDIVYFRSRLNLLTETQMSWLHDLAAICGFKAVSDPPSWLGPDELQRMVTYLTEQPEIVQEGRYSFAIDGRAVDFTAALNPGQQYPIS, encoded by the coding sequence ATGCCCCTGCTCGTCGACCTGGCCGGCCGCGACTTCGCGGTCGAACTCACCGGTTCCGAGCCCCCTGAGCCCGTCGACGGCGGCCTGATCCTGCCGCCGGGCCGGGTCGCGATCCTGCACGGTCTCGCCGACGCCCTGTTCTACCGCCACGGCCAGAACTCCTGGAGCCCGTGCGGATGGCGGCGCCTCAGTGAGGCCCCCCTGCGGATCGCCAACCCCCAGCGGCGCCTCACCGCCGACGACACCGTCTGGGACGATCCGGCCCGCCACCACTCCTCGGCCGTGGCCGCACTGCAGGGGGCCGACGGCCGGGTGCTGCTGCTGGGATCGCTCGGGCTCGGAACCCCGCGCCTGGCAGCCGACCACGACACCCTCGTCGGCTGGTGCGAGGACGACGGAGCTCCCTGGTTCATCGCCTACGGCCCCGAGCAGGAGGTCTTCGCTCACTACGCCGAGCAGCTGGCCGAGCGGCTGGGCAGCAGCGACCGGCGTGCCGGCAACGTGTGGTGCACGTGGTACGCCTACTACGAAGGCATCACCGAACAGCTGCTGAACAAGGACATCGCCGAGCTGGCCGGTCTGCCGTTCGACGTCGTCCAGATCGACGACGGCTGGCAGCGGACCGTCGGAGACTGGCAGCCCAACGACAAGTTCCCCTCCGGCATGCGGGCCCTGACGGAACGGATCACCACCGCCGGGATGAGCCCGGGACTGTGGCTCGCACCGTTCATCGTGCTGCCCACCTCGGCGACGGCACGCGAACATCCCGAGTTCCTGCTGCGCGACGCCGACGGAGAACCGGTCGTCGCCGGCCACAACTGGGGCACCGGTTACTGGGCCCTGGACCTCACCCACCCCGGTGTCCAGGAACACCTCACCCGGCTGATCCACCGCGTGGTCCACGAATGGGGCTTCACCTACCTCAAGCTCGACTTCATCAACGCCGGTGCCGTCCCCGGCGTCCGGCACTCCGGGGCACCCCGCGAACAGGCATACCGGGACGCGCTCGCCCTGATCCGGCGCGTCGCCGGCCCGGAGGTCTACCTGCTCGGCAGCGGCGGTCTGCTGCTGCCCTCGCTCGGACTCGTCGACGGGCTGCGCAGCGGCCCCGACGTCGCCCCGCTGTGGACCAACTACGCCACCGACGACCCCTCGGACGCGATGGCCTACAACGCGGTCGTGAACACGTTGCACCGGCTGTGGCAGGCCCGTCTCGCCCAGGTCGACCCTGACATCGTCTACTTCCGCAGCCGCCTCAACCTGCTCACCGAAACCCAGATGAGCTGGTTGCATGACCTCGCCGCGATCTGCGGATTCAAGGCCGTCTCCGACCCGCCGTCCTGGCTCGGCCCGGACGAACTCCAGCGCATGGTCACCTATCTCACCGAGCAGCCCGAGATCGTCCAGGAAGGCAGATACAGTTTCGCCATCGACGGCCGCGCCGTCGACTTCACCGCCGCGCTGAACCCGGGGCAGCAGTATCCGATCTCATGA
- a CDS encoding ROK family transcriptional regulator, translated as MVTDGAGADVSKLRELNSLSIVRAMRGQPPATVTELATRTGLSRPGTDVVVRGLVSDGWVKVVEPDGSSVGRPARRYRFNADAGHVLGVDVGGHKILVLLADLEGQVLHSHRLPVEPDADPAARLEAVDTAISQCLTAAGMRPDQIWAVTVGVTGPVDATGRTTLFTPLPGWASVSPTEHLATRFTCPILVENDCKLAAVAERWQGAAQDADDIVYLLAGMRTGAGLILDGTLRRGYGGAAGEIGALKAVRWISAPSHIENCPGMPGDVHPNDKAAWVFERAREGDRAARTALRRYVKDLAVGAAALVLTLDPQVVILGGGYSRSADLLIDPLEQELRRLCLRVPEIRASDLGADSVALGALRVALDQIDARLFTDGMPAPLTLHA; from the coding sequence GTGGTGACCGACGGGGCCGGAGCCGATGTCAGCAAGCTCCGCGAACTCAACTCGCTCAGCATCGTCCGGGCGATGCGGGGTCAGCCACCCGCCACCGTCACCGAACTCGCCACCCGCACCGGCCTGTCCCGGCCCGGAACCGACGTCGTGGTCCGCGGGCTGGTCAGCGACGGATGGGTGAAGGTCGTCGAACCCGATGGCAGCAGCGTCGGCCGTCCGGCCCGCCGCTACCGTTTCAACGCCGACGCCGGGCACGTGCTCGGCGTCGACGTCGGCGGCCACAAGATACTCGTCCTGCTCGCCGACCTCGAGGGACAGGTTCTGCACAGCCACCGGCTGCCGGTCGAGCCGGACGCGGACCCGGCCGCGCGACTCGAGGCCGTCGACACCGCCATCTCCCAGTGCCTGACCGCCGCCGGGATGCGGCCCGACCAGATCTGGGCGGTGACGGTCGGGGTGACCGGCCCCGTCGACGCCACCGGCCGCACCACGCTGTTCACCCCGCTGCCGGGCTGGGCGAGCGTTTCTCCCACCGAGCACCTCGCAACCCGGTTCACCTGCCCGATCCTGGTCGAGAACGACTGCAAACTCGCCGCCGTCGCCGAACGCTGGCAAGGCGCCGCACAGGACGCCGACGACATCGTCTACCTGCTGGCGGGCATGCGAACCGGTGCCGGTCTCATCCTTGACGGCACCCTGCGGCGCGGCTACGGAGGAGCGGCCGGCGAGATCGGCGCGCTCAAAGCGGTCCGTTGGATCTCCGCCCCCTCCCACATCGAGAACTGCCCCGGGATGCCCGGGGACGTTCATCCCAACGACAAGGCCGCCTGGGTCTTCGAACGCGCCCGTGAGGGTGACCGCGCCGCCAGGACGGCGCTCCGCCGCTATGTCAAGGACCTCGCCGTCGGGGCCGCGGCCCTCGTGCTGACCCTCGACCCGCAGGTCGTCATCCTCGGCGGCGGCTACTCCCGCTCCGCCGACCTCCTCATCGACCCCCTCGAACAGGAGCTACGCCGCCTCTGCCTGCGCGTCCCCGAGATCAGGGCATCCGATCTCGGCGCGGACAGCGTCGCCCTCGGTGCTCTGCGCGTCGCCCTGGACCAGATCGACGCACGACTGTTCACCGACGGAATGCCCGCACCTCTCACCCTCCACGCCTGA
- a CDS encoding L-threonylcarbamoyladenylate synthase, producing MAKYFDVHPDNPQPRLISQVVELLHADGLIAYPTDSCYALGCRLGNKEGIDRIREIRSLGSDHHFTLVCRDFAQFGQFVQVSNALFRSVKAATPGGYTFILAATKEVPRRLQHPRKKTVGVRIPDHVVTQALLAELGEPLLSSTLLLPDETEPLTQGWEIKERLDHVVDAVIDSGECGAVPTTVVDLSQGEPEIVRRGAGDPSPFE from the coding sequence GTGGCGAAGTACTTCGATGTGCATCCGGACAATCCGCAGCCCCGGCTGATCAGCCAGGTGGTCGAGCTCCTGCACGCGGACGGGTTGATCGCGTATCCGACGGACTCGTGTTACGCGCTGGGGTGCCGGCTGGGCAACAAGGAGGGCATCGACCGGATCAGGGAGATCCGCAGCCTCGGCAGTGACCACCACTTCACCCTGGTCTGCCGGGACTTCGCCCAGTTCGGCCAGTTCGTTCAGGTGAGCAATGCGCTGTTCCGCTCGGTCAAGGCGGCGACCCCCGGCGGTTACACGTTCATCCTGGCCGCGACCAAGGAAGTGCCGCGGCGGTTGCAGCACCCGAGGAAGAAGACGGTCGGCGTGCGGATCCCCGACCACGTCGTCACGCAGGCGCTGCTGGCCGAGCTCGGCGAACCGCTGCTGTCGAGCACCCTGCTGCTGCCCGATGAGACCGAGCCCCTGACGCAGGGCTGGGAGATCAAGGAGAGGCTCGACCACGTGGTGGACGCCGTCATCGACTCCGGCGAATGCGGCGCCGTCCCGACGACGGTCGTCGACCTCTCACAGGGCGAGCCCGAGATCGTTCGCCGCGGCGCCGGCGACCCGTCCCCCTTCGAGTAG
- a CDS encoding DUF7873 family protein: MTKLNQILAVEKGVKSDVQRKVTDAYHTIQKTPLLSGISRSYQPIDDEGEQLPPESTKVQVQAEGVLKDVGVTLTRLFDVTATKDWANCEARADVTVDGTVLLADVPVTYLLFLEKQLADLRTLIAKLPTLDPSETWTLDENTDTWRTEPVKTTRTKKVPRNHVLSEATDKHPAQVQVYNEDVVVGYWTKVSFSGALPQRRVNELLTRVQKLQDAVKYAREEANGIEVTDRRIGETVFRYLLG; this comes from the coding sequence GTGACCAAGCTCAACCAGATCCTCGCCGTCGAGAAGGGCGTCAAGTCCGACGTCCAGCGCAAGGTGACCGACGCCTATCACACGATCCAGAAGACGCCGCTGCTGTCCGGCATCTCCCGGTCCTACCAGCCGATCGACGACGAGGGCGAGCAGCTTCCGCCCGAGTCGACCAAGGTCCAGGTCCAGGCGGAGGGCGTTCTCAAGGACGTCGGCGTGACCCTGACGCGGCTGTTCGACGTCACCGCGACGAAGGACTGGGCGAACTGCGAGGCCAGGGCCGATGTCACGGTCGACGGCACCGTCCTGCTGGCCGATGTGCCGGTGACGTACCTGTTGTTCCTGGAGAAGCAGCTGGCGGACCTGCGTACGCTCATCGCCAAGCTGCCGACGCTCGACCCGTCCGAGACATGGACGTTGGACGAGAACACCGACACCTGGCGGACGGAGCCGGTCAAGACCACCCGCACCAAGAAGGTCCCCCGCAACCATGTCCTGTCCGAGGCGACCGACAAGCACCCGGCGCAGGTGCAGGTCTACAACGAGGACGTGGTCGTCGGCTACTGGACGAAGGTGTCGTTCTCCGGTGCGCTTCCGCAGCGCCGGGTCAACGAGCTCCTGACCAGGGTGCAGAAGCTCCAGGACGCGGTGAAGTACGCCCGTGAGGAGGCCAACGGCATCGAGGTCACCGACCGGCGGATCGGTGAGACCGTGTTCCGCTACCTGCTCGGGTAG
- a CDS encoding amidase, with the protein MELWQLSATRLAAGIRTREISAVDVVTSCLSRIDSVNPALNALVDVRPDEALADARRADAAVAAGEILGPLHGVPVSTKINTPQEGRLLSHGLASLAGATSAGDEACVSALRGAGAIFLGRSNAPAFSVRWFSSNDAHGRTLNPWSADHTPGGSSGGAASSLAAGMTPLAQGNDIGGSIRFPAACCGVVGIRPTVGLVSNWTAPEDTSIEGPLTFQAWAVQGPLGRTVADARLALRAMAGADLRDPFGVPALPGSPPQTGPVRVGIVRDVGIAEPHPSVDDALDTAARWLADAGYEVEELELPLLAEAARLWSLLLFEDMRPGLPGMLHMGDEGMRVHLGYAYEYAAELWGGKPDLATYIQGWARRATLITRLQELLGRDRILLTPVSAEPPFEQDADIDDPVRGRALVAAQWPMTSLPVLGFPGVSVPTGLADGLPIGVQLIGGRFAEDVILDAAQAIEDRAPRLTPVAPR; encoded by the coding sequence ATGGAACTGTGGCAGTTGTCCGCGACGCGGCTCGCGGCGGGGATCCGCACCCGGGAGATCTCCGCGGTCGACGTCGTGACGTCCTGCCTGAGCAGGATCGACAGCGTCAACCCCGCACTGAACGCCCTCGTCGACGTCCGCCCCGACGAGGCCCTGGCGGACGCGCGCCGGGCCGATGCGGCGGTGGCCGCCGGGGAGATCCTCGGCCCGCTGCACGGGGTGCCGGTCTCGACGAAGATCAACACGCCGCAGGAGGGCCGCCTGCTGAGCCACGGGCTCGCGTCCCTGGCCGGCGCGACGTCCGCCGGGGACGAGGCGTGCGTCAGCGCTCTGCGCGGCGCGGGTGCGATCTTCCTCGGCCGGAGCAACGCCCCCGCGTTCTCGGTGCGCTGGTTCTCCAGCAACGACGCGCACGGCAGGACCCTCAACCCGTGGAGCGCGGACCACACGCCGGGCGGCTCCAGCGGCGGCGCGGCCAGTTCTCTCGCCGCCGGGATGACGCCGCTGGCGCAGGGCAACGACATCGGCGGGTCGATCCGCTTCCCCGCGGCGTGTTGCGGCGTGGTCGGCATCCGCCCGACGGTCGGCCTGGTGTCCAACTGGACGGCGCCCGAGGACACCTCGATCGAGGGCCCCCTCACCTTCCAGGCCTGGGCGGTGCAGGGTCCGCTGGGCAGGACCGTGGCCGACGCCCGCCTGGCCCTGCGGGCGATGGCGGGTGCCGATCTGCGTGACCCGTTCGGCGTCCCCGCGCTGCCCGGGAGCCCGCCGCAGACGGGACCGGTCCGCGTCGGGATCGTCCGTGACGTGGGCATCGCCGAACCGCACCCGTCCGTCGATGACGCGCTGGACACCGCGGCCCGGTGGCTGGCCGACGCCGGTTACGAGGTGGAGGAGCTGGAGCTGCCGCTGCTCGCCGAGGCGGCGCGCCTGTGGTCCCTGCTGCTGTTCGAGGACATGCGGCCCGGACTGCCCGGCATGCTGCACATGGGCGACGAGGGAATGCGCGTCCACCTCGGCTACGCCTATGAGTACGCCGCGGAACTGTGGGGCGGGAAACCCGACCTCGCGACGTACATCCAGGGCTGGGCCCGCCGGGCGACGCTCATCACCCGGCTCCAGGAGCTGCTGGGCCGGGACAGGATCCTGCTCACCCCGGTCTCGGCCGAACCGCCCTTCGAGCAGGACGCCGACATCGACGACCCGGTGCGCGGACGCGCTCTGGTCGCCGCGCAGTGGCCGATGACCTCGCTGCCGGTTCTGGGCTTCCCCGGGGTCTCCGTACCGACCGGGCTGGCCGACGGGCTCCCGATCGGCGTCCAGCTCATCGGCGGGCGGTTCGCGGAGGACGTCATCCTCGACGCCGCCCAGGCGATCGAGGACCGGGCGCCCCGGCTCACCCCCGTCGCCCCCCGCTGA
- a CDS encoding TetR/AcrR family transcriptional regulator, whose product MPVEIDINQRLATIADATLEIVAADGIDGVTIRAVARRIGGSTTLVTNYLPTREALLRNAVEHAIRSWAKEAEQSVEEVADRERRLSAMTRWACSTTGNDQVLRRLFMEILGRAGPESEALQVLREDARHSRDLLAAAARDAGAADAAFTADVLHLVLRGFYVSSLEDPERWDGERAAPLIERLVRLLTGVP is encoded by the coding sequence ATGCCGGTGGAGATTGACATCAACCAGCGCCTCGCGACCATCGCCGACGCCACCCTGGAGATCGTGGCGGCCGACGGCATCGACGGGGTGACCATAAGAGCCGTGGCCAGACGGATCGGTGGCTCCACGACGCTCGTGACCAACTACCTGCCCACCCGCGAAGCCCTGCTGCGCAACGCCGTGGAGCACGCGATCCGGTCCTGGGCCAAGGAGGCGGAGCAGTCCGTCGAGGAGGTCGCCGACCGGGAGCGGCGCCTGTCCGCCATGACACGCTGGGCGTGCTCGACCACCGGCAACGATCAGGTGTTGCGCAGGCTCTTCATGGAGATCCTCGGTCGCGCGGGACCGGAGTCGGAGGCGCTCCAGGTCCTCAGGGAGGACGCACGGCACAGCCGCGACCTGCTGGCCGCCGCCGCCCGCGATGCGGGGGCGGCCGACGCCGCGTTCACCGCGGACGTCCTGCACCTGGTGCTCCGCGGCTTCTACGTGTCCAGCCTGGAAGATCCCGAACGCTGGGACGGCGAGCGGGCGGCTCCACTCATCGAGCGCCTCGTCCGCCTCCTGACCGGGGTTCCGTAG
- a CDS encoding TetR/AcrR family transcriptional regulator, producing the protein MGRPSLAGQRREQILKAAARSVARYGLAGSTQERIAAAAGMSRSHIRHYLGNRDQLLDALWDHVITPYFTAMHSALADRVPEARLRALVDFLFGPQMARNEDDLVIEAFISGAMHDVRLRGRIYDSYSRLEREIAGTIRTAIPDCDSAESLRLAYALICMAFGHSTLAPLPFPVSRHAGVKTLATQLLAAFRTDRAGPPPQDRAGSAPASPPTEPRSGGGRGAR; encoded by the coding sequence GTGGGGAGACCGAGCCTCGCCGGGCAGCGGCGGGAGCAGATCCTGAAGGCCGCCGCCCGGTCGGTGGCCAGGTACGGCCTGGCCGGGAGCACGCAGGAGCGGATCGCGGCCGCGGCCGGCATGAGCCGCTCGCACATCCGGCACTATCTGGGCAATCGCGACCAGCTCCTCGACGCCCTGTGGGACCACGTCATCACGCCGTACTTCACCGCGATGCACTCCGCACTGGCGGACCGCGTGCCGGAGGCGCGGCTGCGCGCGCTCGTGGACTTCCTCTTCGGGCCGCAGATGGCGCGCAACGAGGACGACCTCGTCATCGAGGCGTTCATCAGCGGGGCGATGCACGACGTACGGCTCCGCGGCCGGATCTACGACAGCTACAGCCGGCTGGAGCGCGAGATCGCCGGGACGATCCGCACCGCGATCCCCGACTGCGACTCGGCGGAGAGCCTGCGGCTCGCCTACGCCCTCATCTGCATGGCCTTCGGCCACTCCACGTTGGCGCCGCTGCCGTTTCCCGTGTCGCGCCACGCGGGCGTGAAGACCCTCGCGACGCAGCTGCTCGCCGCGTTCCGGACGGACCGCGCCGGGCCACCTCCGCAGGACCGGGCCGGGAGCGCTCCGGCGTCCCCGCCTACGGAACCCCGGTCAGGAGGCGGACGAGGCGCTCGATGA
- a CDS encoding ABC transporter substrate-binding protein, giving the protein MTRPRLAAFTAVLAGACTLTACSNGGGPAAGQAAAPTLTTSVPAPTKDVDTVTWNVPAGEPATTDPAQSAIESVSTVVANMCEGLFTLGPDYEPKPALATAVDHPDPLTYVIHLREGVTFWDGKPVTPEDVVYSVKRILDPALGSSWIGWAANLDGIDVTGRGEITIKLKKPDVVVPNFFAMPAFFVVQKDFAEAAGKDFGTAKGGVMCTGPYKFGAWTQGQDITLTRNDAWWNTSARPRVENLRFTFITDPSAQAAALANGDVDGQFSVPRAAQDQLAGKGHMLYGPSMSTTFLSVLDQKGTLSDPAARQALQALIDYKGIIGSVYRGTAQPLRALVPPEAWGYGKGVYQEEYDKLPEPVQDLERARALVGQSAKAREKIVLAYTTAIEEDTRAATAIADTATRTGMTIELKPLTAEQYGEVFTSPQARAGIDLLLSTGYLDFPEPLAYYQFFTTGHFYNFGGYGDKDYDGAIAASTVTDDPAARAREVAKAQAVMAKDLVNIPIATPYVNVYYGPDLTGLVPRQSYLNTPWAASLGGR; this is encoded by the coding sequence ATGACACGTCCCCGCCTGGCCGCGTTCACCGCGGTCCTCGCCGGCGCCTGCACCCTCACCGCATGCTCGAACGGCGGCGGCCCCGCCGCCGGGCAGGCGGCTGCCCCGACCCTCACGACCTCCGTCCCGGCCCCGACGAAGGACGTCGACACCGTCACCTGGAACGTCCCCGCCGGTGAGCCCGCCACGACGGACCCCGCGCAGTCCGCCATCGAATCCGTCAGCACCGTCGTCGCCAACATGTGCGAGGGCCTGTTCACCCTCGGCCCGGACTACGAGCCCAAGCCCGCCCTGGCCACCGCCGTCGACCACCCGGACCCGCTCACCTATGTGATCCACCTGCGCGAGGGCGTCACGTTCTGGGACGGCAAGCCGGTCACCCCCGAGGACGTCGTCTACAGCGTCAAGCGCATCCTCGACCCCGCGCTCGGCTCGTCGTGGATCGGCTGGGCGGCGAACCTGGACGGCATAGACGTCACCGGTCGCGGCGAGATCACCATCAAGCTGAAGAAGCCGGACGTCGTCGTCCCGAACTTCTTCGCCATGCCCGCCTTCTTCGTCGTGCAGAAGGACTTCGCCGAAGCCGCCGGCAAGGACTTCGGCACCGCCAAGGGTGGCGTGATGTGCACCGGACCCTACAAGTTCGGCGCCTGGACCCAGGGGCAGGACATCACCCTGACGCGCAACGACGCCTGGTGGAACACCTCGGCCAGGCCCAGGGTCGAGAACCTGCGCTTCACGTTCATCACCGACCCGTCGGCGCAGGCCGCGGCACTGGCCAACGGTGACGTGGACGGCCAGTTCAGCGTCCCGCGCGCCGCCCAGGACCAGCTGGCGGGCAAGGGCCACATGCTGTACGGGCCGAGTATGTCCACCACGTTCCTGTCGGTGCTCGACCAGAAGGGCACGCTCTCCGACCCCGCCGCCAGGCAGGCCCTGCAGGCCCTGATCGACTACAAGGGGATCATCGGCTCCGTCTACCGGGGAACGGCGCAGCCGTTGCGGGCCCTGGTCCCGCCGGAGGCGTGGGGGTACGGCAAGGGCGTCTACCAGGAGGAGTACGACAAGCTGCCCGAACCGGTCCAGGACCTGGAACGGGCCAGGGCCCTCGTCGGGCAGTCCGCCAAGGCGCGGGAGAAGATCGTCCTGGCCTACACGACGGCCATCGAGGAGGACACCAGGGCCGCCACCGCGATCGCCGACACCGCCACCCGGACCGGCATGACCATCGAGCTGAAACCCCTCACCGCCGAGCAGTACGGCGAGGTCTTCACCTCCCCCCAGGCCCGCGCGGGCATCGATCTCCTGCTGTCGACCGGATACCTGGACTTCCCCGAGCCGCTCGCGTACTACCAGTTCTTCACCACCGGGCACTTCTACAATTTCGGCGGATACGGCGACAAGGACTACGACGGTGCCATCGCCGCCTCGACGGTCACCGACGACCCCGCCGCCCGCGCACGCGAGGTGGCCAAGGCGCAGGCCGTCATGGCGAAGGACCTGGTCAACATCCCGATCGCGACACCGTACGTCAACGTCTACTACGGCCCCGACCTGACCGGCCTCGTCCCACGGCAGAGCTATCTCAACACGCCGTGGGCCGCTTCCCTCGGCGGCAGGTGA
- a CDS encoding ABC transporter permease: MKTTKRTLRTLRTLRTLAAKPTVAGWIGRRVIGAALTVLIASILIYGALRLVPGDPVLALTGGRRLTPDQVEALRHRHGLDQGFAQGYLGWLGGVLRLDLGTSLNYQTGVTSLITGRLGVSGLLILYSAVLATVAGSAVALVSAVKGGLVNRLAGVAAAVATATPTFVAAIGLLAFFSVGLGWFPATGAGTGLADRLWHLTLPATAMAIAAFGVLARVGNAAFTEELGREHVEVARSRGVSGAAVVGRHVVRNALAPMLTVVGLLFASLFVGTAVVETAFGLDGIGSLLVSSVSRRDFPVVQGIALIAVVLFVVVNTLVDMALPFIDPRVTVGGLRR, encoded by the coding sequence ATGAAGACGACGAAGCGAACACTCCGAACACTCCGAACACTTCGCACACTCGCGGCGAAGCCCACGGTCGCCGGCTGGATCGGCAGGCGCGTCATCGGCGCAGCCCTCACCGTCTTGATCGCGTCGATCCTCATCTACGGCGCGCTCCGGCTGGTCCCCGGGGACCCGGTCCTGGCACTGACCGGCGGACGCCGCCTCACCCCGGACCAGGTCGAGGCGCTGCGCCACCGGCACGGGCTCGACCAGGGCTTCGCGCAGGGCTACCTCGGGTGGCTCGGCGGCGTGCTCCGCCTGGACCTCGGCACGTCGCTGAACTACCAGACCGGCGTCACCTCGCTCATCACGGGCCGGCTCGGCGTGTCCGGCCTGCTCATCCTGTACTCGGCGGTCCTGGCGACCGTGGCCGGCTCCGCGGTGGCGCTGGTCTCCGCGGTCAAGGGCGGCCTGGTGAACCGGCTCGCCGGCGTGGCGGCGGCCGTCGCCACCGCCACGCCGACGTTCGTGGCGGCCATCGGGCTCCTGGCGTTCTTCTCGGTCGGCCTCGGCTGGTTCCCCGCCACCGGTGCGGGCACCGGCCTGGCCGACCGGCTCTGGCACCTGACCCTGCCCGCGACCGCCATGGCGATCGCCGCCTTCGGCGTCCTCGCCCGGGTCGGCAACGCGGCGTTCACCGAAGAACTGGGCCGTGAACACGTGGAGGTGGCGCGCAGCCGAGGGGTGAGCGGCGCGGCCGTGGTCGGCAGACACGTGGTGCGCAACGCGCTCGCACCCATGCTCACGGTCGTCGGCCTGCTCTTCGCGAGCCTGTTCGTCGGCACCGCCGTCGTCGAGACCGCGTTCGGCCTGGACGGCATCGGCTCCCTGCTGGTCAGCTCCGTGTCCCGGCGGGACTTCCCGGTCGTACAGGGCATCGCCCTCATCGCGGTCGTGCTGTTCGTCGTCGTCAACACCCTGGTGGACATGGCACTGCCGTTCATCGACCCGCGCGTGACAGTCGGAGGGCTGCGCCGATGA
- a CDS encoding ABC transporter permease, protein MTLTIPALRAKSAKRRRRRPLSLVLAVALLLAVAVAGLLAPVLAPHSPDATSLSNSLLPPGTEGHWLGTDSTGRDVLSRLMHGARLSLLAPLGVVLLSGLLGTAAGLLAARAGGWADAVISRGMDIAFAFPSLLLAMLAVAVFGPGLTAPICALAVSYTPFIGRVVRSVAMQEGTRPYMESYRVMGFGELRMTLRHLLPNVLPVLIAQSALSFGYALVDLASLSYLGLGVRPPDADWGSMISQERSAILQGAPWSGLLPGLAVLLTVVSVNVLGEHIGAFVGGKRSEGA, encoded by the coding sequence ATGACCCTGACGATCCCCGCGCTCCGGGCGAAGAGCGCCAAGCGGCGCCGACGCCGGCCGCTCAGCCTCGTGCTCGCGGTCGCTCTCCTGCTCGCCGTCGCCGTCGCCGGGCTGCTCGCCCCCGTGCTCGCACCGCACTCCCCGGACGCCACGAGCCTGTCGAACTCCCTGCTGCCCCCGGGGACGGAAGGACACTGGCTGGGCACCGACTCCACCGGGCGGGACGTGCTGTCGAGGCTCATGCACGGCGCCCGGCTCTCACTGCTCGCGCCACTCGGCGTGGTACTGCTGTCAGGACTGCTCGGAACCGCGGCCGGCCTGCTCGCCGCCCGCGCGGGAGGATGGGCCGACGCCGTGATCTCGCGCGGAATGGACATCGCCTTCGCCTTCCCCAGCCTCCTGCTGGCGATGCTCGCCGTGGCGGTGTTCGGGCCGGGACTCACCGCTCCCATCTGCGCTCTCGCCGTCAGCTACACCCCCTTCATCGGCCGCGTCGTGCGCAGCGTGGCGATGCAGGAGGGCACCCGGCCGTACATGGAGAGCTACCGCGTCATGGGCTTCGGCGAACTCCGGATGACGCTCCGCCACCTCCTGCCCAACGTGCTGCCGGTCCTCATCGCGCAGAGCGCACTGTCCTTCGGCTACGCGCTGGTGGATCTGGCGTCCCTTTCCTACCTGGGGCTCGGCGTACGACCGCCCGACGCGGACTGGGGATCGATGATCAGCCAGGAGCGCAGCGCCATCCTCCAGGGGGCACCGTGGAGCGGACTGCTGCCCGGCCTCGCGGTTCTCCTGACCGTCGTGAGCGTCAACGTACTGGGTGAACACATCGGCGCCTTCGTCGGCGGGAAGCGGAGCGAAGGAGCGTGA